TTAACGCTGTATTATTTTTAAATATTTTATCAATAATTTTGCCCAAATACCAGCAATGATCATCCGCCATGCCTCAGAAACTGACTTACCCGCTATTGTCGCCATTTATAACGCTTCTGTTCCTGGCCGCATGGCCACTGCTGATTTAGAACCTGTGACTGTGGAAAGCCGTTTGACTTGGTTTAATGGACGAGTTCCCTCAAAATTCCCTTTGTGGGTAATAGAAACCGAGGGGGTAATTGCTGGCTGGTTAAGTTTTCAATCATTCTACGGTAGACCAGCTTACTATTCTACAGCGGAAATTAGTATTTACATTTCTCCAGATTTTCAAGGACGTGGTTTGGGAAAACAACTTTTAGAAAAAGCAATTCAGGAAAGTCCCAATTTAGGTTTAAAGACTTTAGTTAGTTTTATTTTCGCTCACAATCAACCCAGTTTAAAGTTATTTGCTTGGTTCGGTTTTCAAGCTTGGGGAAATTTACCGAAAATTGCTGATTTGGACGGTGTGGAACGGGATTTGATGATTTTGGGTTTGCGTGTGATGTAGGGAATATGGAAAATGCTTATTTATTGGGAATTTTTCTCAATTTGTTGGTAATCTTCAGGTGTATCAATATCAATTGCACCCAAAGGAAAGGGAATACTAAAAACTTCGTGATAGTGGTTTTTAATTAATTTTTTTGCGCCTACATCCTCACTCAAAATTGCTAATTCCGAGAAAAAAATCTGACTAAATAAAACAGGCACACCTAATGTATCTGCGTATTCACAAGCAATGATGGGTTTCTTTGTAGAATGGTATGTTGCGACTAAATGATTGATAATTTCCGCAGAAAGAAACGGTTGATCAAAAACAGTAATAACTACTGCATCTATGGTAGGATAACAATTTGCAAGTGAGATAATTCCGCAGCGAATTGATGAACTCATTCCCAAATGCCAATCTGGATTTTCAACTATTCTCACACTAGCTTCCCTAATTTCAGAACGGATATTTTCTGCATTTGCTCCTAATACTACTATTATAGGGTTGCACACCGAAGCGATCGCATTTTTAATTGTATGATTAACTAAACTTTCTCCCTGATAGGATAAAAGTTGTTTTGGTGAACCCATGCGGGTTGATGCCCCTGCGGCTAGAATAATAATAGCAATATTTGATTCAGTCATTTTTCTGATAACACTGGACTTTGATTAATTTTAATTTCTCCGGCTTGATTTCGGTAGTGAATTGGTTCAGTCCGGTCTTTTAAAAACCCACCATTACGGTTTTTAAGTATAGCTTGAATTTCTGCAACAATGGATAATGCTATTGCTTCTGGTGTTTCTGCACCAATATCCATACCCACAGGAGCATATAACTTTTGTAATTGTTTAGAAGTAAATTCTTCACCATCTTTCTGTAAATCTGTGAGTAATCTTTCAGTTCGCTGCTTTGAACCCAAACAACCTAAATATTTGAGATTAGATGGTATTAGTAATTTCAAAATTTCTAAATCATCAAAGTAATTATGAGTCATTATTACCGCAAAAGTATATTCATTAATAGATATTTGTTGATATAAAATTTCTCGACGTGTGAGCATAACTTCATCAGCCATAATAAACCGTTCTTTACTTGTTTCTATGGCTCGACAATCAATAATTTTTACCTGCCAACCTAATGCTTTTGCAAAGTTGGCTACTGGAATAGCGTCACGTCCAGCACCAAAAATAATTAAGTTTGGTGGTGGTTTAATCAACTCCATAAAAACATTAACTTCACCTGATAAAAGTTGATATTTATGAAAACTTGAATTTTGATTTTTTAATGCTAATTGTGCATCTTTAATTAAGACTTGAGTTAAAGCAGATTCAACAATATTACTATTTACAGCACCATCATAATTGAGGATTAACCGCGCTCCTACCTGAACATTTATTGTCCCTGCAACAGCGAAAACAGTAGCAATAATTCCTGGTTGCTGATTGCAAAAACATTGATGAATAAAAGTTAAGGGATTAACTAGATCATCTTCAACAAGATGCTCAATCAGAACATCTACCACACCATTACAACCCAAACCAAAACCCCAAATAATATCTTCATCAGCACTAGTGTCATAAGTAACAACTTTTATCTGTCCATCTGCCATTAAGCGAGTATGCTCACATACATCGTTTTCTAGACAGCCACCGCTAATTGTTCCTACTATTTTACCTGATGATGTCATCAGCATCCGCGCCCCTGGTTGACGATAGGTAGAACCTTGAACATTGACAACTGTTGCTAAAAATACCTTTTCACTATTGTGTTGACTATTTACAAATTCTGTAATAATAGAATTTATCTCTTTCATCTTTACAGCCTGACAGGTATAGGTTTTTTACAATTGGGTTTTATGCAGGACGAAAGAAGACAAGGAAGGAAAGTAGACAAGGGAGTGTGAAGTGAAAGAACCGGAAAATTCTGCCCGCTATGTTCGCTGTGGGAGCAATCATCACTTATTACCAATTAGCCAACTTTCTGGATGATTAATCAGTTTTAATTCTTCTTTGTTCTTCTTCCTTGTCCACTTTCCCTCTTTGTCTGCCAAGTCTGGCCCCTATTATAAATCTCAATGTCAAAAACCTACACCTGTCAGGGGTGGGGTTCATGTACCTCATTCAATCAAGAACCGCTGTAATTTTCATTATTTTATAAAAACAAGTTGTTCGCCTTTATTGACTAAAAAAACACCGGATTTTCCAAAGTCAACCATAAAAATCTTATTATTAAGAGAGTAAAATAGATTCTCATAAATGCCAGTAGCTAATATTTGTTGTGTTTGCTCTGGATTTAAATCACATAATAATCTCTCATCTTCAATAGTTTGTAAATCAGAAATTATGATTGTGGACATTATTTTATTTCCTTTAAATTAACTGAAATAATTAACCGTAAATCCAAGTATTTGTTGTCCGAGAATAATCTACTTATATTTATTTACCTTGACTATTACATTTTTACATTATTCTCTTATCAAGAACCTAAAAGTTGTATAGGA
The window above is part of the Dolichospermum sp. DET69 genome. Proteins encoded here:
- a CDS encoding XdhC family protein; this encodes MKEINSIITEFVNSQHNSEKVFLATVVNVQGSTYRQPGARMLMTSSGKIVGTISGGCLENDVCEHTRLMADGQIKVVTYDTSADEDIIWGFGLGCNGVVDVLIEHLVEDDLVNPLTFIHQCFCNQQPGIIATVFAVAGTINVQVGARLILNYDGAVNSNIVESALTQVLIKDAQLALKNQNSSFHKYQLLSGEVNVFMELIKPPPNLIIFGAGRDAIPVANFAKALGWQVKIIDCRAIETSKERFIMADEVMLTRREILYQQISINEYTFAVIMTHNYFDDLEILKLLIPSNLKYLGCLGSKQRTERLLTDLQKDGEEFTSKQLQKLYAPVGMDIGAETPEAIALSIVAEIQAILKNRNGGFLKDRTEPIHYRNQAGEIKINQSPVLSEK
- a CDS encoding nucleotidyltransferase family protein codes for the protein MTESNIAIIILAAGASTRMGSPKQLLSYQGESLVNHTIKNAIASVCNPIIVVLGANAENIRSEIREASVRIVENPDWHLGMSSSIRCGIISLANCYPTIDAVVITVFDQPFLSAEIINHLVATYHSTKKPIIACEYADTLGVPVLFSQIFFSELAILSEDVGAKKLIKNHYHEVFSIPFPLGAIDIDTPEDYQQIEKNSQ
- a CDS encoding N-acetyltransferase encodes the protein MIIRHASETDLPAIVAIYNASVPGRMATADLEPVTVESRLTWFNGRVPSKFPLWVIETEGVIAGWLSFQSFYGRPAYYSTAEISIYISPDFQGRGLGKQLLEKAIQESPNLGLKTLVSFIFAHNQPSLKLFAWFGFQAWGNLPKIADLDGVERDLMILGLRVM